One Vallitalea pronyensis genomic region harbors:
- a CDS encoding GntR family transcriptional regulator: MDDKLKVNLNEYLPLRDVVFNTLREAILKGELVAGERLMEKQLAERMGVSRTPIREAIRKLELEGLVVMIPRKGAEVARVTHKDIKDVLEVRGALEELAVKIACEKMSERDLEDLKRTSDAFQTACSEKDISSIISKDVEFHDTIFNATENEKLIHIVNNLREQIYRYRVEYIRKLGNYDNLVREHNQILEFIENRNVEQAREIALQHIENQEKAVIEIFDKKNR, translated from the coding sequence ATGGATGATAAACTAAAAGTAAATTTAAATGAATATCTGCCATTGAGAGATGTTGTATTTAACACGCTTAGAGAAGCAATTCTAAAAGGGGAGTTAGTAGCTGGTGAACGATTGATGGAGAAGCAACTTGCTGAGAGAATGGGTGTAAGCCGAACGCCAATACGTGAAGCCATACGTAAGTTAGAGTTAGAAGGCTTGGTTGTCATGATCCCCCGAAAAGGTGCAGAAGTAGCAAGGGTTACTCATAAAGATATCAAAGATGTTCTGGAAGTTCGTGGCGCATTAGAAGAATTAGCTGTGAAGATTGCTTGTGAGAAGATGTCTGAAAGAGATTTGGAAGATTTGAAACGCACAAGTGATGCCTTCCAAACAGCCTGTAGCGAAAAAGATATCAGCAGCATTATCTCAAAAGATGTGGAATTTCATGATACGATTTTTAATGCCACAGAAAATGAGAAACTCATTCATATCGTTAACAATCTAAGGGAACAAATATATCGGTATCGTGTAGAGTATATCCGTAAACTTGGTAATTACGATAATCTCGTTCGTGAACATAATCAAATTCTAGAGTTCATAGAAAACCGAAATGTGGAGCAAGCAAGAGAAATAGCATTACAGCATATTGAAAATCAAGAAAAAGCCGTTATTGAAATATTTGATAAAAAGAATCGATAG
- the spoIIR gene encoding stage II sporulation protein R translates to MKVNRMRVLSRRGLYRTYILSILLVVLMVSAVVYDYEKNASKAAVLEGISDSLIRFHVIANSDTDEDQRLKLQVRDAVLDKMTGILSESKNIEETRQLIYDHMDSMKDIASGIITDYGYAYSVNISLKLEQFPLKAYGDIILPPGKYEALLIEIGEAKGKNWWCVMFPPLCFVDVTRGVVPEATKETLKNVLTDEEYKTVVIADAKEDVPVKVKFKFLEWLNFNKKKQQEPDSNKVFVQLDESKK, encoded by the coding sequence ATGAAGGTGAATAGGATGAGGGTATTAAGTCGAAGAGGTTTATATAGAACGTATATATTATCCATATTATTAGTGGTTCTTATGGTGAGTGCTGTGGTCTATGACTATGAGAAGAATGCTTCAAAAGCAGCTGTTCTTGAAGGTATATCTGATAGCTTAATCCGGTTTCATGTGATTGCCAATAGCGATACAGATGAGGACCAGAGATTGAAACTGCAGGTTAGAGATGCGGTGCTTGATAAAATGACAGGCATTCTTAGTGAATCAAAAAATATTGAAGAGACGAGACAATTGATTTATGATCACATGGATAGCATGAAAGACATTGCCAGTGGTATCATCACAGATTATGGCTATGCTTATTCAGTAAATATATCCTTGAAATTAGAACAATTTCCACTAAAAGCTTACGGTGACATCATATTGCCACCAGGTAAGTATGAAGCTTTGCTAATTGAGATTGGTGAAGCAAAAGGAAAAAATTGGTGGTGTGTCATGTTTCCACCACTATGTTTCGTGGATGTTACCCGTGGCGTTGTACCAGAAGCCACGAAAGAAACTCTTAAAAATGTTCTAACGGATGAGGAATATAAAACCGTTGTTATAGCCGATGCAAAAGAAGATGTACCCGTTAAAGTGAAGTTCAAATTTTTAGAATGGTTGAACTTTAATAAAAAGAAGCAGCAAGAACCCGATTCAAACAAAGTGTTTGTACAACTAGACGAAAGTAAAAAATGA
- a CDS encoding Ger(x)C family spore germination protein — protein MKVKVSIIILLCGLLLTGCWDKVEMNDRAYVISLALDDLGDLLEVTYTIPNLPVITSQGGGEATKFVKTTKSRTLVEANRNFGKKSNLRLNFDHAKVVIFGKDFLEDDQNLRKVLDHFDRNPEYSKALLLLATKASGKSLLESVPNGEETTGIYLSQVFVNNSQETITAKTIELSDFITEMHSNDGNGVMPNIVFQDNEVIVKGLAVIKDYGLTGWMEEEHVTPYGWVLGKGRHSVVVADMEGVLVPYKISELHTNMRFSLEDGLLTIRIHIKSEGDVAEFIFEDHDKLFRNTYIDELEQAIAEQMVSQVDDLMDVLQDDYGIDIIGASNQLKMENREIWRDTKSDWQNFFSGASIIVESDVNIRRIGLSK, from the coding sequence TTGAAGGTAAAAGTCAGTATAATAATACTTTTATGTGGTCTGTTATTAACCGGCTGCTGGGATAAGGTTGAGATGAATGATCGGGCTTATGTGATTAGTCTTGCTTTAGACGATCTAGGTGATTTATTGGAAGTAACTTATACCATTCCTAACTTACCCGTTATCACCTCTCAGGGTGGTGGAGAGGCCACTAAATTTGTCAAAACAACCAAGTCAAGAACATTGGTTGAAGCCAACCGTAATTTCGGAAAAAAGTCAAATTTACGTTTAAACTTTGATCATGCGAAAGTGGTTATTTTTGGGAAGGATTTTCTTGAAGACGATCAAAATCTGAGAAAAGTATTGGATCATTTTGATCGGAATCCAGAGTATTCCAAAGCCTTGTTACTGCTTGCTACAAAAGCCAGTGGAAAATCTCTTTTAGAATCCGTTCCTAACGGTGAGGAGACGACAGGTATCTATTTATCACAGGTTTTTGTGAACAATAGTCAGGAAACAATAACAGCCAAAACCATTGAACTAAGTGATTTTATTACAGAGATGCATAGCAATGACGGCAACGGTGTTATGCCTAATATTGTATTTCAGGATAATGAAGTGATTGTAAAAGGCTTAGCAGTCATTAAAGATTATGGCCTTACGGGATGGATGGAAGAGGAACATGTGACGCCATACGGCTGGGTATTGGGCAAAGGCAGACATTCTGTGGTGGTTGCTGACATGGAAGGTGTCCTTGTGCCCTATAAAATAAGCGAACTGCATACGAATATGCGTTTTAGTCTTGAGGATGGTCTTTTAACGATTCGTATTCACATTAAGAGTGAAGGGGATGTGGCGGAATTTATCTTTGAAGATCATGATAAATTATTTCGCAATACCTATATCGATGAATTAGAACAAGCCATAGCTGAGCAGATGGTCAGTCAGGTTGATGACTTGATGGATGTTCTTCAAGATGATTATGGTATTGACATTATTGGTGCTTCTAATCAGTTAAAAATGGAAAATAGAGAAATATGGCGTGACACCAAATCCGATTGGCAAAATTTTTTTAGCGGCGCCTCCATCATTGTGGAATCGGATGTGAACATACGTCGAATCGGTTTGTCCAAGTAG
- a CDS encoding helix-turn-helix domain-containing protein, producing MIWKNIKHLREDHDFKQIYIANLLHIDQGSYSRYERGETPITVETLCKLADFYGTSLDYLADRTKNKTPYE from the coding sequence ATGATATGGAAAAATATAAAACATCTAAGAGAAGATCATGATTTTAAACAAATATATATTGCAAATCTATTACATATTGACCAAGGAAGCTACTCACGTTATGAACGAGGTGAAACACCTATAACCGTGGAGACATTATGTAAGCTTGCCGATTTTTATGGAACTAGTTTGGATTACTTGGCTGATCGAACAAAAAATAAAACGCCATATGAATAA
- a CDS encoding Veg family protein yields MIAKEDITEVRKRVDGYVGSKVLVKANKGRKRIVIKQGVLQSTYPSIFVVKVQNELQNTYRTVSYSYTDLLTNNVELSLCQE; encoded by the coding sequence ATGATTGCAAAAGAAGATATTACCGAGGTAAGAAAACGTGTTGATGGTTATGTCGGTAGTAAAGTTTTGGTAAAGGCAAATAAGGGACGAAAAAGAATCGTCATTAAGCAAGGTGTATTACAAAGCACATATCCTAGTATCTTTGTTGTAAAAGTACAAAACGAACTACAGAATACCTATCGTACAGTATCCTATAGCTATACTGATTTATTAACAAATAACGTTGAATTATCGTTGTGTCAAGAATAA
- the ispE gene encoding 4-(cytidine 5'-diphospho)-2-C-methyl-D-erythritol kinase: MNRINIKARAKINISLDVLRRRDDGYHDVKMIMQTVNLYDKINLKKIKSDQIKLQTNLPFLPVDKRNLVYKVVQYIKEEYAIETGVFIDLFKVIPVAAGLAGGSSDAAATIIAMNKLFDLDMTMDKMMEIGTKFGADIPYCLMRGTALSEGIGEKLTPLKSFPKAYVVIAKPNISVSTAFVYNNLDVTNIKERPDTEAIIQGIEAGDLHGICRALGNVLETVTMKEYPVIERIKTFMINNGAIGALMSGSGPSVYGLCDDKQKAYHLAHQLKVKNMAKFIYTTTIFNR, encoded by the coding sequence ATGAATAGAATAAATATAAAAGCACGAGCGAAGATTAACATATCACTTGATGTTTTGAGAAGAAGAGATGATGGCTATCATGATGTAAAAATGATCATGCAAACCGTGAATCTCTATGATAAAATCAATTTAAAGAAGATAAAGAGTGACCAAATAAAATTACAAACGAACCTGCCTTTTTTACCAGTGGATAAAAGAAATCTTGTCTATAAGGTGGTTCAATATATCAAAGAAGAATATGCCATAGAAACAGGTGTTTTTATTGATCTTTTTAAAGTCATACCTGTTGCAGCAGGGCTTGCTGGTGGCAGCAGTGATGCAGCAGCTACTATCATTGCTATGAATAAATTATTTGATTTAGATATGACCATGGATAAAATGATGGAAATAGGTACAAAATTTGGGGCTGATATTCCCTATTGTTTGATGCGGGGAACGGCTTTGTCAGAGGGAATTGGTGAAAAACTAACACCCCTAAAATCATTTCCAAAAGCGTATGTGGTTATAGCAAAGCCTAATATAAGTGTATCTACTGCATTTGTATATAATAACCTTGATGTAACAAACATTAAGGAAAGACCCGATACAGAAGCTATTATACAGGGTATTGAAGCTGGTGATTTGCATGGTATATGCCGTGCGTTAGGTAATGTACTTGAAACTGTAACCATGAAGGAATACCCGGTCATTGAACGTATTAAGACGTTTATGATAAATAATGGAGCCATAGGTGCTCTCATGAGTGGTAGTGGTCCATCGGTCTATGGTTTATGTGATGATAAGCAAAAAGCATATCATCTAGCACATCAATTAAAAGTGAAAAACATGGCTAAATTCATCTATACAACAACCATATTTAACCGATAG
- a CDS encoding GerAB/ArcD/ProY family transporter, translating into MFSQNNKVSIRQIKILIILNLFSNTSLILPRLASEIAAEDGWIIVIGGAIVSLVYVWVITSLIKLFPRQDILSYTELIFSRPVAVIIGILFAIKLVILAGLEIRVFGELVKQTLLRDTPIEIIVITMLFVVAYLTRKGFEARARMAELLIFVVIIPLVLIFLFTIPDIEIYHISPIFMMDMKTFAYGSLIMSMIYSGLELLLLSAPFVNKPKRIPKAALTSVIFVAVLNGTICLLTIGTFGPIETSRQLWPVMSIMQTIHLPGSLIQRQDALMVSFWIMTVFLLINAYLFFSTHLLKKVTRLKEQNFLVLPLLPIVYLISLMPDNIVETYDWLRIMTRYVSILFLLPIPLILLIGAKLKGLGEQANKKEVS; encoded by the coding sequence ATGTTTTCACAAAACAATAAAGTATCCATAAGGCAGATTAAGATACTTATTATTCTAAATTTGTTTAGTAATACCAGTTTAATATTGCCACGATTAGCATCGGAGATAGCAGCTGAAGATGGATGGATTATCGTCATTGGTGGTGCCATTGTTTCATTGGTGTATGTGTGGGTGATAACGTCCCTTATAAAGCTGTTTCCCAGACAAGATATCCTATCCTACACAGAACTTATATTCTCAAGACCTGTAGCGGTTATTATAGGCATTCTATTTGCTATAAAACTTGTTATATTAGCTGGACTTGAGATCAGGGTTTTTGGTGAATTGGTTAAACAAACACTGCTTCGTGATACCCCCATTGAAATCATTGTGATTACCATGCTTTTTGTGGTAGCTTACTTAACGAGAAAAGGCTTTGAAGCACGTGCTAGAATGGCTGAATTACTTATATTCGTGGTCATTATTCCACTGGTGCTGATTTTCTTATTCACCATACCCGATATTGAGATTTATCATATTTCCCCTATTTTTATGATGGATATGAAGACTTTTGCTTATGGCAGTTTAATCATGTCCATGATCTATTCGGGACTTGAATTATTATTGTTATCGGCACCTTTTGTGAATAAGCCTAAACGTATTCCAAAAGCGGCATTGACCAGTGTCATATTTGTGGCTGTACTTAATGGCACCATCTGTCTATTAACCATCGGTACATTTGGACCCATAGAAACATCCAGACAGCTATGGCCGGTGATGTCCATCATGCAGACCATACATTTACCAGGGTCCCTTATTCAAAGACAGGATGCATTGATGGTCAGTTTTTGGATAATGACTGTTTTTCTACTGATTAATGCCTATTTGTTCTTCTCCACCCATCTGTTGAAAAAAGTAACCCGATTAAAAGAGCAAAATTTTCTTGTGCTGCCATTGCTGCCAATTGTGTATTTAATATCCCTTATGCCGGATAATATTGTGGAAACTTATGATTGGCTAAGGATTATGACACGGTATGTAAGTATCCTATTCTTACTGCCAATTCCTCTTATTCTTTTAATTGGCGCTAAGTTAAAGGGATTAGGTGAGCAAGCAAATAAAAAAGAAGTCAGTTAA
- a CDS encoding TetR/AcrR family transcriptional regulator — protein MGTRVEREKLARRKGIIDSAERLFERKGYEQTTMDEIAKEAEFTKKTIYKYFVSKQEIYYEIAYRAFKALKEYTDDIVLFLDMNGYDKMAVFAERYLEFLNKHTLYSNIMLEMNPKPVQLNPEEKKIFQQTEDIADKIIFVNIVEEGIKDGSIRTTKTAYEMNFMIWGAINGIMTIARNKEKIIEEAVGKNRDAFVREAIQEILNTLKA, from the coding sequence ATGGGAACACGAGTGGAAAGAGAAAAATTAGCAAGACGCAAGGGTATCATTGATAGTGCTGAGCGGTTGTTTGAGCGCAAAGGCTATGAACAAACCACAATGGATGAAATAGCAAAAGAAGCGGAATTTACTAAAAAAACCATCTATAAATATTTTGTGAGTAAACAGGAAATATATTATGAGATTGCTTACCGAGCGTTTAAAGCCCTAAAAGAATATACAGATGATATTGTTCTTTTTTTGGATATGAATGGGTACGACAAGATGGCTGTCTTCGCTGAGCGTTATTTGGAGTTCTTAAATAAGCATACACTCTATTCAAACATCATGTTGGAAATGAATCCTAAGCCTGTCCAATTAAATCCAGAAGAAAAAAAGATATTTCAACAAACAGAGGATATAGCAGATAAAATTATTTTTGTTAACATTGTAGAAGAAGGTATAAAAGACGGCAGTATAAGAACCACTAAGACCGCCTATGAAATGAATTTTATGATATGGGGTGCCATTAATGGTATCATGACAATTGCTAGAAATAAAGAAAAAATAATAGAAGAAGCAGTGGGTAAAAATCGGGATGCTTTTGTGAGAGAAGCCATTCAAGAGATCTTAAACACCTTGAAGGCTTAA
- a CDS encoding D-alanine--D-alanine ligase family protein, whose translation MSKKNIVVLFGGQSSEHEISCISAATIIKNMDHDKYTVYPVGITKEGNWRLHEGTVDDLPEDKWVKGSVKAFLSPDATEKALYVFREDGMSKVTVDVVFPALHGLYGEDGSVQGLLELAQIPYVGCGILASSVSMDKLYTKIIVEKLGIRQAKHVPVNQKEMENIKDVVAKIEKELPYPVFVKPSNTGSSKGVTKAHSRGELFDGLEFAIKFDTKIVVEEAIVGREIECAVLGNYHPRASNVGEIIAAAEFYDYDSKYNDKGSETLINPDLPKETVKKLREYSTDIFRAVDGRGLARVDFFVEEATGEVVFNEINTLPGFTSISMYPILWEDKGISIKELVERLIQFAYTK comes from the coding sequence ATGAGTAAGAAGAATATAGTTGTTCTTTTTGGCGGGCAGTCTTCTGAGCATGAGATTTCATGTATTTCGGCAGCTACCATCATTAAGAACATGGATCATGATAAATATACCGTATACCCTGTAGGAATAACCAAAGAAGGCAATTGGCGTTTACATGAAGGAACCGTTGATGATTTACCTGAAGACAAATGGGTGAAGGGGAGTGTAAAAGCTTTTCTTAGTCCAGATGCTACAGAAAAAGCACTCTATGTCTTTCGAGAAGATGGTATGTCCAAGGTTACGGTAGATGTTGTTTTTCCAGCACTACATGGGTTATATGGAGAAGATGGCAGCGTCCAAGGATTATTGGAATTAGCTCAGATTCCCTATGTAGGATGCGGTATACTGGCTTCCAGTGTTTCCATGGATAAACTATACACCAAGATTATTGTGGAAAAATTAGGCATTAGGCAAGCGAAGCATGTACCTGTAAATCAAAAGGAAATGGAAAATATTAAAGATGTGGTGGCTAAGATTGAAAAGGAGCTTCCATATCCTGTTTTTGTAAAACCGTCCAACACAGGTTCATCAAAAGGTGTGACGAAAGCGCATAGTCGTGGTGAATTATTTGACGGTCTTGAGTTCGCCATTAAATTTGATACAAAAATAGTAGTAGAGGAAGCCATTGTAGGACGGGAGATTGAATGTGCCGTCTTAGGCAACTATCACCCAAGAGCTTCCAATGTTGGCGAGATCATTGCAGCAGCAGAATTCTACGATTATGATTCAAAGTATAACGATAAAGGATCTGAAACGCTGATAAATCCGGATCTGCCTAAAGAAACAGTGAAGAAGCTTCGTGAATATTCGACGGACATATTTAGAGCAGTTGATGGTAGAGGATTAGCTCGGGTAGACTTTTTTGTAGAAGAAGCTACAGGAGAGGTTGTTTTTAATGAGATTAACACCTTACCAGGTTTTACAAGCATTAGTATGTACCCTATATTATGGGAAGACAAAGGTATTTCCATAAAAGAATTAGTAGAGCGTCTTATTCAATTTGCTTATACCAAATAA
- a CDS encoding CLC_0170 family protein: MNKFGSIFSLNFVVIMLIVGLVLLLWDRKVLYRKKIKKEHKIALILGIIYVSLGVVLYIAGNVLGLV; the protein is encoded by the coding sequence TTGAATAAATTCGGAAGTATTTTTTCCCTTAATTTTGTGGTGATTATGCTGATTGTTGGATTGGTACTTCTTTTGTGGGATAGAAAAGTATTATATCGTAAAAAAATCAAGAAGGAGCATAAGATAGCCCTTATACTGGGCATTATCTATGTATCCCTTGGCGTTGTGCTATACATTGCAGGTAATGTTCTCGGACTAGTTTAA
- a CDS encoding spore germination protein, translating into MRLKRATPKHDSKTNKVIVPLSDSLDTNIQNFEELFKDCGDIVKRKFPIGKKKQIWAYIAYIDVMIDRRVIEESVLEQLIIQVRGVPEDLENTDDDPFAFVKDGGLATADLKEVNTMDDITLAVLSGDTVVMIDGYEKAIVVATKGFPNRGVQPPDTESVIRGSKEGFSEALRINTVLIRRRIRDTKLKVNQIQLGTRTRTDIAVMYIDDLVRPQILKEIEQRLSYFNIDSVLESGTLEQMIETEWYSPFPQTQVTQRPDKVASALLEGRVAIVVDNTPFVLILPTTMNCFFQSAEDYYQRWYVMSFVRILRYCAAFLSFAIPGFYIALTTFHPAMIPTPLTFSIAAAREGVPFPALIEVLIMELAFELLREAGVRLPAPIGNTIGIVGGIIVGQAVVQANLVSPIIVIIVALTAISSFAIPSYSLTSAFRMIKYLIILLSSLLGFYGFWVGILIVLTHLVSLKSVNVPYLSPFVARDIHRSDLNDALIRMPTFMNRLRPIFVKPNSQVKVRMDIKEKGENNVFTKQ; encoded by the coding sequence ATGAGACTAAAAAGAGCAACACCAAAACATGATTCAAAAACCAATAAAGTCATTGTACCGTTATCGGATTCATTGGATACAAATATTCAAAATTTTGAAGAGCTATTTAAAGACTGTGGCGATATTGTTAAGCGTAAATTTCCCATAGGAAAAAAGAAACAAATATGGGCCTACATTGCTTATATTGATGTCATGATTGATAGACGCGTGATTGAAGAATCCGTGTTAGAACAGTTGATTATTCAAGTAAGAGGGGTGCCAGAGGATCTTGAGAATACGGACGATGATCCTTTTGCTTTTGTTAAAGATGGTGGCCTTGCTACGGCTGATTTAAAAGAAGTCAATACCATGGACGATATAACACTAGCTGTCTTGTCAGGGGATACCGTTGTCATGATAGATGGTTATGAAAAAGCCATTGTGGTAGCGACCAAGGGATTTCCCAATCGAGGGGTTCAACCACCAGATACGGAAAGTGTTATTCGTGGTTCTAAAGAAGGTTTCTCAGAAGCTTTACGTATTAACACTGTTTTGATACGACGGCGTATTAGAGATACTAAGTTGAAAGTCAACCAAATTCAATTGGGTACAAGAACCCGAACAGATATAGCTGTTATGTATATTGATGATTTGGTACGGCCTCAGATATTGAAAGAGATTGAGCAGCGATTAAGTTATTTTAATATTGATAGTGTGTTAGAGAGCGGCACCTTGGAGCAGATGATTGAAACAGAGTGGTATTCACCCTTTCCTCAGACCCAAGTCACCCAACGGCCCGATAAAGTAGCTTCAGCATTATTGGAAGGGCGGGTTGCTATTGTCGTGGATAATACGCCTTTTGTACTCATATTGCCCACAACCATGAATTGTTTTTTTCAGTCAGCAGAAGATTATTATCAGCGTTGGTATGTAATGAGTTTTGTGCGTATTCTGAGATACTGTGCGGCCTTTTTATCTTTTGCTATACCTGGGTTTTATATTGCTTTAACCACTTTTCATCCTGCCATGATTCCGACACCGCTGACGTTTTCCATTGCGGCGGCTAGGGAAGGGGTACCCTTTCCCGCATTGATTGAAGTGTTGATTATGGAGCTGGCCTTTGAACTACTAAGAGAGGCAGGTGTTCGATTACCAGCACCGATTGGAAATACCATTGGTATAGTCGGTGGTATTATCGTAGGGCAGGCGGTGGTACAAGCAAATCTTGTGAGCCCGATTATCGTTATTATTGTGGCGTTAACAGCTATTTCATCCTTTGCCATTCCAAGTTATTCCCTTACTTCGGCTTTTAGGATGATTAAATATTTGATTATTCTTTTATCGTCCCTATTAGGTTTCTATGGTTTTTGGGTTGGTATTCTTATCGTATTAACACATCTTGTTTCCCTTAAGAGTGTCAATGTCCCTTATTTATCACCATTTGTAGCCAGGGATATCCATCGCAGTGATCTGAATGATGCGCTGATACGTATGCCTACATTTATGAATCGACTAAGACCCATATTTGTTAAACCGAATAGTCAGGTTAAGGTAAGGATGGATATAAAAGAAAAAGGAGAAAATAATGTTTTCACAAAACAATAA
- a CDS encoding DUF3794 and LysM peptidoglycan-binding domain-containing protein, with protein MSLELEQRNITLIKPKGNRMLQMTIDEDMNVPDIKPDIDKILQNHCVVNITGIDVYDSKVMVKGDFHCKILYVPLNDSKPVHNMMNLIPIEEAVNMDGVAKGDHIKAEYAVEEMKITPINTRKINMKAIIQVKVMVDEKKDMYVPIDVCGEKDIQSKWDDITVCKLLASKKENYKIKDELAIPSSKPNITEILWYDRSIKNKEIRLLDDKVNVKGTIALATLYLGETGENSLEFVEHEIPFNGVIECHGVNEDMYSDIDIKIVEDKIQIRPDLDGEERVLSVDVMTSLDIKVYSEEKSNILTDVYSLSGDVQINKELVEYETLLCKNQSQCKIKESIELASHDPDMMQIYYATGDVNVDNIDVYEDKVEVEGVVFCNIIYVAADDNSPINVYSTMLPFNQVIDAEGIKKDSNMSIRPSINYMNCSMLGEKEVEVKCGVSLDTIIFDKQEVNVINGLAEEPLDLKKIQGIPSVVGYIVKDNESLWDIAKNYYTKVDDIRQINNLDAGDVKRGDKLIIVKNIDGLEI; from the coding sequence TTGAGTTTGGAATTGGAACAAAGAAATATAACACTAATTAAGCCCAAAGGTAACCGCATGCTTCAGATGACTATTGATGAAGATATGAATGTGCCAGATATCAAACCAGATATCGATAAAATATTACAGAACCATTGTGTAGTGAATATCACGGGTATTGATGTCTATGATTCCAAGGTAATGGTCAAAGGAGATTTTCATTGTAAGATACTATATGTGCCTCTTAATGATTCAAAACCTGTACATAACATGATGAACCTTATTCCCATAGAGGAAGCCGTAAACATGGATGGTGTAGCAAAAGGAGATCATATCAAGGCAGAATATGCAGTTGAAGAAATGAAGATTACGCCCATCAATACGCGGAAGATTAACATGAAGGCTATTATCCAAGTAAAAGTCATGGTTGATGAGAAAAAAGACATGTATGTACCCATTGATGTGTGCGGTGAAAAAGACATTCAAAGCAAATGGGACGATATCACCGTTTGTAAATTACTGGCATCCAAGAAAGAAAATTATAAAATAAAAGATGAACTGGCTATACCAAGTAGTAAACCCAATATCACAGAAATACTATGGTATGACCGATCCATCAAAAACAAAGAAATTCGCTTGTTGGACGACAAAGTAAATGTAAAAGGTACCATTGCATTGGCTACCCTATATCTTGGTGAAACCGGGGAAAATTCCCTTGAATTTGTGGAGCATGAGATACCATTTAATGGTGTTATCGAATGTCACGGTGTCAATGAAGATATGTATTCGGACATCGATATCAAGATTGTAGAGGACAAAATCCAGATTAGACCAGACCTTGATGGTGAGGAACGGGTATTATCTGTTGATGTGATGACCAGTTTAGACATTAAAGTGTATTCAGAAGAAAAGAGTAATATCCTGACAGACGTGTATTCCTTATCTGGTGATGTACAGATTAATAAAGAACTGGTGGAATACGAAACCTTGTTATGTAAGAATCAAAGCCAGTGTAAAATAAAAGAAAGCATTGAACTTGCAAGCCATGACCCAGATATGATGCAAATCTATTATGCTACTGGTGATGTGAATGTAGATAACATTGATGTGTATGAAGACAAAGTAGAAGTTGAAGGCGTTGTATTCTGCAATATTATATATGTAGCAGCAGACGATAACAGCCCTATTAATGTCTATAGCACCATGTTGCCTTTCAACCAAGTCATTGATGCAGAAGGTATAAAAAAAGACAGTAATATGTCCATTCGACCATCCATTAACTATATGAACTGCAGCATGCTTGGTGAAAAAGAAGTGGAAGTGAAATGTGGCGTATCTTTAGACACCATTATTTTTGATAAACAAGAAGTGAATGTCATTAATGGTTTAGCTGAGGAACCCCTTGATCTTAAAAAGATTCAAGGTATCCCTAGTGTTGTAGGGTATATCGTAAAAGATAATGAATCACTATGGGACATTGCAAAAAATTATTACACCAAGGTAGATGACATCAGACAAATTAATAACTTGGATGCAGGCGATGTAAAAAGAGGCGATAAACTCATTATCGTTAAAAATATAGATGGACTAGAGATATAG
- a CDS encoding protease complex subunit PrcB family protein: MKKLFIWILTIVMLLMLTSCNKMKKQEDDKIKDLDFTVIDEVDIPDIIAEKIEESKKEAFKFSFSDGQYLYIVVGYGEQPTGGYSIQVKEVYETEDYVVIMTDLLGPSKDDNVTMSLTYPYIVIKTQDLSLPVYYK, encoded by the coding sequence ATGAAAAAATTATTCATATGGATACTGACGATTGTTATGCTGTTGATGTTGACGTCATGTAATAAAATGAAAAAGCAAGAAGACGATAAAATTAAAGATTTGGATTTCACGGTTATTGACGAAGTAGATATACCCGATATCATAGCTGAAAAAATTGAAGAATCCAAAAAAGAAGCATTTAAATTTAGTTTTAGTGATGGTCAGTACTTGTACATAGTCGTAGGATATGGTGAACAACCAACAGGAGGCTATAGTATACAAGTAAAAGAAGTCTATGAAACTGAGGATTATGTGGTTATCATGACAGATTTACTAGGACCATCCAAAGATGATAATGTCACCATGAGTCTAACCTATCCATACATCGTCATCAAGACTCAAGATTTATCATTACCTGTATATTATAAGTAA